The proteins below come from a single Macrobrachium nipponense isolate FS-2020 chromosome 17, ASM1510439v2, whole genome shotgun sequence genomic window:
- the LOC135196462 gene encoding F-box/LRR-repeat protein 7-like isoform X3 — translation MYRDRGTKLRIRSKLYSGNGSGKTGVLGCDMCESGYETERTLTVCRCGYSWKKRIYVSEGGCEDGDSEGVGEAPSVCHTPSDPPPPPPFSPPPPRPQAMEGHAASATKLGRMSPSVYVGGGTLGRVSPGHDLGYHTLVTRQTPTPTRDRNTPTRDRTTPSPWSDVRASPFPALDLSALSSCPRSSPRPQLPQVPPQQQQQQQQQQQTTTPQQHQHQQQQQSIETTDQLLATYKGKRLARSSPFDKLSDELVVRILSFLPTNSVCQCARVCRRWYVLAWDPRLWSTISLASDGIHADRAIKQITRLLARDSGGCVHVEKVILNSCSRLTDRGLSLIGRRCPELRHLEIKGCINVTNIGIFELVTQCVNLEHLDVTGCHQITCIHLTQQGAMEPEPMHSRQLYLQYLDMTDCYALEDQGLKVIVKNCPQLLHLYLRRCHNITDTGVKHIASYCLMLREVSVSDCVQITDFGMYELAKLGPNLRYLSVAKCDQISDAGIKQIARHCYKLRYLNVRGCEAVSDDSMEMVARSCPRLRALDIGKCDVTDNGMKLISEHCPNLKKLSVKSCDMITDCGVQYIAYYCRGLQQLNIQDCQVTIEGYRTVKKYCRRCIIEHTNPGFF, via the exons ACGTGAGTGAGGGTGGGTGTGAGGACGGTGACAGTGAGGGCGTGGGCGAGGCTCCCTCTGTCTGCCACACCCCCAGCGACCCTCCACCTCCGCCACCCTTCAGCCCGCCCCCGCCACGCCCACAAGCCATGGAGGGCCATGCAGCTTCTGCCACGAAGCTCGGCCGCATGTCCCCCTCCGTGTACGTTGGCGGTGGTACCTTAGGCCGAGTCAGTCCGGGCCACGACTTGGGCTACCACACCCTCGTCACCAGACAGACGCCCACGCCTACGAGAGACCGGAACACGCCCACGAGAGATCGCACGACGCCGTCGCCCTGGTCGGACGTGAGAGCCTCTCCGTTTCCCGCCCTCGATCTCTCCGCCCTCTCGTCTTGTCCCCGGTCTTCGCCGAGACCGCAGCTTCCGCAGGTACCGccccaacagcagcagcagcagcagcaacagcagcagacgacgacgccACAGcagcaccagcaccagcagcagcagcagtcgatCGAGACGACGGACCAGCTGCTGGCGACGTACAAAGGGAAGCGGTTAGCGAGGTCCTCGCCCTTCGACAAGCTGAGCGACGAGTTAGTTGTAAGGATATTGTCGTTCCTGCCGACGAACTCCGTGTGTCAGTGCGCGAGGGTCTGCCGGAGGTGGTACGTGTTGGCGTGGGACCCCAGACTGTGGTCCACTATCTCCCTAGCTAGTGACGGGATCCACGCCGACAGGGCCATCAAACAGATCACCAGGCTTTTGGCGAGAGATTCGGGCGGCTGTGTGCACGTCGAGAAG GTGATCCTCAACAGCTGTTCGAGGCTGACAGACAGAGGCCTTTCGCTGATAGGTCGTCGTTGCCCCGAGTTACGACACCTGGAAATCAAAGGCTGCATCAATGTCACCAACATTGGCATTTTCGAACTTGTCACACAGTGCGTCAATTTGGAACATCTTGATGTCACGG GCTGCCATCAGATCACTTGCATTCACTTAACGCAGCAGGGTGCCATGGAACCGGAGCCAATGCATTCCCGTCAGCTTTACCTGCAGTATCTTGACATGACTGATTGTTACGCCTTGGAAGACCAGGGCTTGAAAGTTATAGTGAAGAACTGCCCACAACTCCTTCACCTCTACCTCAGGAGATGTCACAATATAACTG atacTGGTGTAAAACATATAGCCAGCTACTGCCTAATGTTACGGGAGGTCAGTGTTTCAGATTGTGTGCAGATTACTGACTTTGGGATGTACGAGTTAGCAAAATTAGGTCCTAACCTAAGATATTTAAGTGTAGCAAAATGTGATCAAATAAGTGATGCCGGTATAAAACAAATAGCTCGTCATTGCTATAAACTACGTTACCTCAATGTGCGGGGTTGTGAGGCTGTGAGTGATGACTCGATGGAAATGGTTGCAAGATCGTGCCCAAGATTAAGAGCTTTAGACATAGGCAAGTGTGACGTTACAGATAACGGAATGAAACTTATATCCGAACATTGTCCAAACCTCAAAAAATTATCTGTGAAATCGTGTGATATGATTACAGATTGTGGTGTTCAATACATAGCATATTATTGTCGGGGTCTTCAGCAACTTAACATTCAGGACTGCCAAGTGACTATTGAAGGCTACAGAACAGTTAAGAAATATTGCAGGCGCTGTATTATAGAACACACTAACCCTGGCTTCTTTTAG
- the LOC135196462 gene encoding F-box/LRR-repeat protein 7-like isoform X4, translated as MGQSYGRHNDSERKTNSSFSHDSDISLSTHSADFSLTPPRSRKAVSFQDVSEGGCEDGDSEGVGEAPSVCHTPSDPPPPPPFSPPPPRPQAMEGHAASATKLGRMSPSVYVGGGTLGRVSPGHDLGYHTLVTRQTPTPTRDRNTPTRDRTTPSPWSDVRASPFPALDLSALSSCPRSSPRPQLPQVPPQQQQQQQQQQQTTTPQQHQHQQQQQSIETTDQLLATYKGKRLARSSPFDKLSDELVVRILSFLPTNSVCQCARVCRRWYVLAWDPRLWSTISLASDGIHADRAIKQITRLLARDSGGCVHVEKVILNSCSRLTDRGLSLIGRRCPELRHLEIKGCINVTNIGIFELVTQCVNLEHLDVTGCHQITCIHLTQQGAMEPEPMHSRQLYLQYLDMTDCYALEDQGLKVIVKNCPQLLHLYLRRCHNITDTGVKHIASYCLMLREVSVSDCVQITDFGMYELAKLGPNLRYLSVAKCDQISDAGIKQIARHCYKLRYLNVRGCEAVSDDSMEMVARSCPRLRALDIGKCDVTDNGMKLISEHCPNLKKLSVKSCDMITDCGVQYIAYYCRGLQQLNIQDCQVTIEGYRTVKKYCRRCIIEHTNPGFF; from the exons ACGTGAGTGAGGGTGGGTGTGAGGACGGTGACAGTGAGGGCGTGGGCGAGGCTCCCTCTGTCTGCCACACCCCCAGCGACCCTCCACCTCCGCCACCCTTCAGCCCGCCCCCGCCACGCCCACAAGCCATGGAGGGCCATGCAGCTTCTGCCACGAAGCTCGGCCGCATGTCCCCCTCCGTGTACGTTGGCGGTGGTACCTTAGGCCGAGTCAGTCCGGGCCACGACTTGGGCTACCACACCCTCGTCACCAGACAGACGCCCACGCCTACGAGAGACCGGAACACGCCCACGAGAGATCGCACGACGCCGTCGCCCTGGTCGGACGTGAGAGCCTCTCCGTTTCCCGCCCTCGATCTCTCCGCCCTCTCGTCTTGTCCCCGGTCTTCGCCGAGACCGCAGCTTCCGCAGGTACCGccccaacagcagcagcagcagcagcaacagcagcagacgacgacgccACAGcagcaccagcaccagcagcagcagcagtcgatCGAGACGACGGACCAGCTGCTGGCGACGTACAAAGGGAAGCGGTTAGCGAGGTCCTCGCCCTTCGACAAGCTGAGCGACGAGTTAGTTGTAAGGATATTGTCGTTCCTGCCGACGAACTCCGTGTGTCAGTGCGCGAGGGTCTGCCGGAGGTGGTACGTGTTGGCGTGGGACCCCAGACTGTGGTCCACTATCTCCCTAGCTAGTGACGGGATCCACGCCGACAGGGCCATCAAACAGATCACCAGGCTTTTGGCGAGAGATTCGGGCGGCTGTGTGCACGTCGAGAAG GTGATCCTCAACAGCTGTTCGAGGCTGACAGACAGAGGCCTTTCGCTGATAGGTCGTCGTTGCCCCGAGTTACGACACCTGGAAATCAAAGGCTGCATCAATGTCACCAACATTGGCATTTTCGAACTTGTCACACAGTGCGTCAATTTGGAACATCTTGATGTCACGG GCTGCCATCAGATCACTTGCATTCACTTAACGCAGCAGGGTGCCATGGAACCGGAGCCAATGCATTCCCGTCAGCTTTACCTGCAGTATCTTGACATGACTGATTGTTACGCCTTGGAAGACCAGGGCTTGAAAGTTATAGTGAAGAACTGCCCACAACTCCTTCACCTCTACCTCAGGAGATGTCACAATATAACTG atacTGGTGTAAAACATATAGCCAGCTACTGCCTAATGTTACGGGAGGTCAGTGTTTCAGATTGTGTGCAGATTACTGACTTTGGGATGTACGAGTTAGCAAAATTAGGTCCTAACCTAAGATATTTAAGTGTAGCAAAATGTGATCAAATAAGTGATGCCGGTATAAAACAAATAGCTCGTCATTGCTATAAACTACGTTACCTCAATGTGCGGGGTTGTGAGGCTGTGAGTGATGACTCGATGGAAATGGTTGCAAGATCGTGCCCAAGATTAAGAGCTTTAGACATAGGCAAGTGTGACGTTACAGATAACGGAATGAAACTTATATCCGAACATTGTCCAAACCTCAAAAAATTATCTGTGAAATCGTGTGATATGATTACAGATTGTGGTGTTCAATACATAGCATATTATTGTCGGGGTCTTCAGCAACTTAACATTCAGGACTGCCAAGTGACTATTGAAGGCTACAGAACAGTTAAGAAATATTGCAGGCGCTGTATTATAGAACACACTAACCCTGGCTTCTTTTAG